Proteins from a genomic interval of Rosa chinensis cultivar Old Blush chromosome 2, RchiOBHm-V2, whole genome shotgun sequence:
- the LOC112188138 gene encoding translation initiation factor eIF-2B subunit alpha: MWWRSASFILDNRPQNDVAPPSRPDSLTLSPPTMADAALQSPNANSAYYQTRAAHHGVVTSDWLAQAQAAAAVGRNPDDQGSVVAAEAEPKPAASESGKPFSVIVEFNNWRKQPDLAEAVAAIRALASVIRSSEATTMMELEIELKKASDSLKSWDTTSISLTAGCDLFMRYVTRTSALEYEDFHSAKSRLIERAEKFGEISTKARRIIAVLSQDFIFDGCTILVHGFSRVVLEVLKTAAQSKKLFRVFCTEGRPDRTGLRLSNELAKLDVPVKLLIDSAVAYTMDEVDMVFVGADGVVESGGIINMMGTYQIALVAHSMNKPVYVAAESYKFARLYPLDQKDMAPALRPIDFGVPIPSKVEVERSARDYTPPQYLTLLFTDLGVLTPSVVSDELIQLYL; the protein is encoded by the exons ATGTGGTGGAGATCCGCTTCCTTCATTCTCGACAACCGTCCCCAAAACGACGTCGCACCGCCCTCCAGACCCGACTCCCTTACTCTCTCCCCACCCACCATGGCCGACGCCGCCCTGCAAAGCCCTAACGCCAACTCCGCCTACTACCAGACCCGGGCCGCCCACCACGGCGTCGTCACCAGCGACTGGCTCGCCCAGGCCCAGGCCGCGGCCGCCGTGGGCCGAAACCCCGACGATCAGGGCTCCGTCGTCGCCGCCGAGGCTGAGCCCAAGCCGGCGGCTTCTGAGTCCGGGAAGCCGTTCAGCGTCATCGTGGAGTTTAATAACTGGCGGAAGCAGCCTGATTTGGCTGAGGCCGTGGCGGCGATTCGGGCCTTGGCGTCTGTTATTAGGTCCAGCGAGGCCACCACTATGATGGAGCTCGAAATTGAGCTCAAGAAGGCTTCCGATTCTCTTAAG TCATGGGATACGACGTCTATATCTTTGACTGCTGGATGCGACCTGTTTATGCGGTATGTTACTCGAACTTCAGCTCTAGAGTATGAGGATTTCCACTCAGCCAAGTCTCGTTTGATTGAACGGGCAGAGAAGTTTGGGGAGATATCTACAAAG GCTCGTAGAATCATTGCTGTCCTTAGTCAAGACTTTATATTTGATGGTTGTACCATCTTGGTTCATGGTTTCTCTAGAGTCGTTCTAGAAGTACTGAAGACTGCGGCACAGAGCAAGAAACTCTTTCGAGTTTTCTGCACag AGGGAAGACCAGACAGAACAGGATTACGGTTATCAAATGAGCTGGCCAAGCTTGATGTTCCTGTGAAGCTCCTAATAGATTCTGCAGTGGCATATACCATGGATGAGGTTGACATGGTGTTTGTTGGGGCAGATGGAGTGGTTGAAAGTGGAGGTATTATAAATATGATGGGAACATATCAAATTGCATTGGTGGCACATAGCATGAACAAACCAGTTTATGTGGCTGCTGAAAGCTACAAG TTCGCTCGCCTTTATCCATTGGACCAGAAAGACATGGCCCCTGCATTACGCCCCATTGATTTTGGGGTTCCCATCCCGTCCAAGGTTGAGGTTGAAAGATCTGCCCGTGATTATACGCCTCCTCAATATCTCACTTTACTCTTCACAGACTTGGGTGTGCTCACTCCATCGGTTGTCAGTGATGAGCTGATTCAGCTGTACTTGTAA